In Anopheles cruzii chromosome X, idAnoCruzAS_RS32_06, whole genome shotgun sequence, one genomic interval encodes:
- the LOC128272997 gene encoding neuroglian isoform X1, translating to MMSPPDNRESPGKMRQKSGRSLGCRHTTTIMKVNLKQSAALVAGVVFMLHVLAVHSLIHSPPRIIKQPPPDEMLFQVAQQGESDKPFLIECEAEGEPTPKYRWIKNGKKFEWQTYDDRMSQQPGRGTLVITSPRDEDLGQYQCFAENEHGTATSNSVFVRKAELNSFKDEPAQTVPADEGKPFKLVCQPPDGWPKPNVYWMIQNMDGGIRSINNSRMTLDPEGNLWFSNVTRDDESNDFFYACAASSMFRSEYKIGNRVLLQVMQTGVSAAQNRHPPRRQYVTRKNEVALKGKQAELFCIYGGTPLPETVWTKNGRAIIWNDKIQQDNYGKSLKIRRVASEDAGTYTCEVSNGVGNADSYSINLGVNAVPYFIIEPEIVNAAEGESAEFRCAAVGDPSPNIIWIHNGKPIEQSPRNPRRVVSANRIYFSKLQKEDTGNYGCNATNSLGYVYKDVYLNVLALAPEITDPPKREFTVDQRNVTMTCRVFGAPKPQVKWIRNERELTGGRYQTLPTGDLFIRDVKFDDAGEYTCHAVNKLGSKTASGELIVKEHTVINEPPKDYEVEAGTTATFRCNAVADSSLELMIEWLTNGEVIDFETQPRFIRTSDNSLMIAKTIELDTGTYSCLAKTELDEVMANATLTVMDRPNPPTIEHVTCWEKMAKIVWSSNGDNRSPILHYILEYNTSWTPDTWGVLWEEIPGTDLSWVVNLSPWNNYTFRLIAVNKVGQSLPSPHSEVCTTPTNVPFQYPDGVEGEGTEPHNLVIKWNPLAEVDHNAPGFHYRVYWRRMIDSAAWSSVDVHDWRQSSYTVEGLPTFTQYHIKVVAVNDRGESNVGGMEKFVFSGEDTPLDAPTNFTLIQVTGPSTAIVSWNPVANESLRGYFKGYKIQTWTEADGEENLREVLITADSKQALVTDFVPDSTNYARILAYNGRYNGPASTTISFDTPEGVPSTIQSLEAYPLGSSAFLLRWKRPLQPNGKLTGYKIYYEEIKGTTVGPRSEREPHIADPARLEAKLGRLKPSAKYRIHVVATTKAGEGQDFHIERATLSSVGMPPDVPNFSWENLPSDNGLANVKVMWLPPLGGKTGSHFYVKYRIKDQSAWQMTDAEVYENFLVVRGINPNHLYEFRVVSVDGEYETESATQEVDTYGIQSSVRVDDNIATAGWFIGMMLAIAFLILVLIIICIVKRNRGGKYDVHDRELQNGRNDYTEEEGGFPEYSQPVLRDYSLDNKSQGRQSLNSQKVGPESDTDSMAEYGEGDTGGQFTEDGSFIGQYVPGKPPVSAQSTPQNPSLQGATTATYV from the exons ATGATGTCTCCTCCCGACAACCGGGAATCTCCGGGGAAAATGAGGCAAAAGAGCGGCAGATCACTCGGCTGCCGCCACACCACAACTATCATGAAAGTCAATCTTAAACAGTCGGCTGCACTAGTAGCTGGCGTTGTATTTATGCTCCACGTACTCGCGGTGCATAGTTTAA TTCATTCTCCGCCCCGCATCATCAAGCAACCTCCACCGGACGAGATGCTCTTCCAAGTGGCACAGCAGGGCGAAAGCGATAAACCCTTTCTGATTGAGTGCGAAGCGGAAGGTGAACCTACGCCAAA GTATCGATGGATAAAGAACGGGAAAAAGTTCGAGTGGCAAACGTACGATGACAGGATGTCGCAGCAGCCGGGCCGTGGTACGCTGGTGATAACCTCTCCGCGCGATGAAGACCTGGGGCAGTACCAGTGCTTCGCGGAAAATGAGCATGGTACGGCAACCTCGAACTCCGTGTTTGTGCGCAAGGCGGAGCTGAACTCGTTCAAGGATGAGCCGGCACAGACGGTTCCGGCCGACGAGGGGAAACCTTTCAAGCTCGTCTGCCAACCGCCGGACGGCTGGCCAAAGCCGAACGTGTACTGGATGATTCAGAACATGGACGGCGGGATCCGGAGTATCAACAACTCGCGCATGACGCTCGATCCGGAGGGGAACCTGTGGTTCTCGAACGTTACGCGTGACGATGAATCGAACGACTTCTTCTACGCTTGCGCCGCGTCGTCCATGTTCAGGAGCGAGTATAAGATCGGCAATCgagtgctgctgcaggtgatgCAGACGGGCGTCTCCGCTGCCCAGAACCGGCACCCCCCGCGGCGTCAGTATGTGACGCGCAAGAACGAGGTCGCTCTGAAGGGCAAGCAAGCGGAGCTGTTCTGCATCTACGGTGGCACGCCGCTACCGGAAACGGTGTGGACGAAGAACGGGCGCGCGATCATCTGGAACGATAAGATACAGCAAGACAACTACGGGAAGTCACTTAAGATACGGCGCGTCGCATCCGAGGACGCCGGCACGTACACCTGCGAGGTATCGAACGGGGTCGGGAACGCGGACTCGTACTCAATCAACCTGGGCGTGAATGCGGTGCCATACTTCATTATCGAACCGGAGATCGTGAACGCGGCCGAGGGCGAATCGGCCGAATTTCGGTGCGCGGCCGTCGGTGACCCAAGCCCGAACATCATCTGGATCCACAACGGGAAACCGATCGAGCAGAGCCCGCGCAACCCTCGCCGCGTGGTCAGCGCCAATAGGATCTACTTCAGCAAGCTGCAGAAAGAGGACACGGGCAACTATGGCTGCAACGCGACGAACTCGCTCGGCTACGTCTACAAGGACGTGTACCTGAACGTGctggcactggcaccggaAATTACCGATCCGCCCAAGCGCGAGTTCACCGTAGACCAGCGCAACGTGACCATGACGTGCCGGGTGTTCGGCGCACCGAAGCCGCAGGTGAAGTGGATTCGTAACGAGCGCGAGCTGACCGGCGGCCGCTACCAAACGTTACCGACCGGGGACCTCTTCATCCGGGACGTTAAGTTCGACGATGCCGGCGAGTACACGTGCCACGCGGTGAACAAGCTCGGCTCGAAGACTGCGTCCGGTGAGCTGATCGTGAAGGAGCACACCGTCATCAACGAGCCGCCGAAGGACTACGAGGTGGAGGCGGGCACGACCGCAACCTTCCGCTGCAACGCTGTGGCTGACTCGTCGCTCGAACTGATGATCGAGTGGCTCACCAACGGCGAGGTGATTGACTTCGAAACGCAGCCACGCTTCATCCGCACCTCGGATAACTCGCTCATGATTGCGAAAACGATCGAGCTCGATACCGGTACGTACAGCTGCCTGGCAAAGACGGAACTGGATGAGGTAATGGCGAACGCGACGCTCACCGTCATGGACCGACCGAATCCCCCGACGATCGAGCACGTCACGTGCTGGGAAAAGATGGCGAAGATCGTATGGTCCTCGAACGGGGACAATCGGTCACCAATCCTGCACTACATCCTCGAGTACAACACCTCGTGGACGCCGGACACCTGGGGTGTACTGTGGGAAGAGATACCCGGTACCGATCTCTCGTGGGTGGTCAATCTGTCGCCGTGGAACAACTACACGTTCCGTCTGATTGCCGTCAACAAGGTCGGCCAATCTCTCCCGTCACCGCACAGCGAAGTGTGCACGACCCCGACCAACGTTCCGTTCCAGTACCCGGACGGGGTCGAGGGCGAAGGTACCGAGCCACACAATCTCGTCATCAAGTGGAACCCGCTGGCAGAAGTGGATCATAATGCCCCCGGTTTCCACTATCGCGTCTACTGGCGCCGGATGATAGACAGTGCAGCGTGGAGCTCGGTGGACGTGCACGACTGGCGCCAGTCCTCGTACACGGTGGAAGGTTTGCCCACCTTCACCCAGTACCACATCAAGGTGGTGGCGGTGAACGATCGGGGCGAGTCGAACGTGGGTGGCATGGAAAAGTTCGTCTTCTCCGGCGAGGATACACCACTCGACGCACCGACCAACTTCACGCTGATTCAGGTTACCGGACCCTCGACCGCTATCGTTAGCTGGAATCCGGTGGCGAACGAGTCGTTACGTGGTTACTTTAAGGGCTACAAGATTCAAACCTGGACCGAGGCGGACGGCGAGGAGAATCTGCGCGAGGTGCTCATTACCGCCGACTCGAAGCAAGCGCTCGTCACTGACTTTGTGCCCGACTCTACCAACTATGCGCGCATTTTGGCGTACAACGGGCGCTACAATGGaccggccagcaccaccataTCGTTCGACACGCCGGAAGGCGTACCGAGCACCATCCAGTCGCTCGAAGCATACCCGCTCGGTTCGTCCGCCTTTCTGCTGCGCTGGAAGCGTCCGCTGCAACCGAACGGGAAGCTCACCGGTTACAAAATCTACTACGAAGAGATCAAGGGCACGACCGTGGGACCGCGGTCCGAGCGCGAACCGCATATTGCCGATCCGGCTCGACTGGAGGCGAAACTTGGTCGCCTCAAGCCCAGCGCGAAGTATCGCATTCACGTGGTAGCCACCACGAAGGCAGGTGAAGGACAAGA TTTTCACATCGAACGCGCGACTTTGTCTAGTGTGGGTATGCCACCGGATGTGCCGAATTTCAGCTGGGAAAATCTGCCCTCCGATAATGGGCTGGCTAACGTGAAGGTGATGTGGTTGCCGCCACTCGGTGGCAAAACCGGTTCGCACTTCTACGTCAAGTACCGCATCAAGGACCAGTCGGCGTGGCAGATGACTGACGCCGAGGTGTACGAAAACTTCCTCGTCGTGCGGGGTATCAACCCAAATCACCTGTACGAGTTCCGGGTTGTGTCAGTCGATGGGGAATACGAGACCGAATCAGCTACGCAAGAAGTCGACACCTACGGCATCC AGAGCTCGGTACGCGTCGACGACAACATTGCGACCGCCGGCTGGTTCATCGGCATGATGCTCGCGATTGCCTTTTTGATTCTCGTCCTGATCATCATCTGTATCGTAAAACGCAACCGTGGCGGCAAGTATGACGTGCATGACCGCGAACTGCAGAATGGCCGCAACGACTACACCGAGGAAGAGGGCGGTTTTCCCGAGTACTCGCAACC
- the LOC128272997 gene encoding neuroglian isoform X2, translating into MMSPPDNRESPGKMRQKSGRSLGCRHTTTIMKVNLKQSAALVAGVVFMLHVLAVHSLIHSPPRIIKQPPPDEMLFQVAQQGESDKPFLIECEAEGEPTPKYRWIKNGKKFEWQTYDDRMSQQPGRGTLVITSPRDEDLGQYQCFAENEHGTATSNSVFVRKAELNSFKDEPAQTVPADEGKPFKLVCQPPDGWPKPNVYWMIQNMDGGIRSINNSRMTLDPEGNLWFSNVTRDDESNDFFYACAASSMFRSEYKIGNRVLLQVMQTGVSAAQNRHPPRRQYVTRKNEVALKGKQAELFCIYGGTPLPETVWTKNGRAIIWNDKIQQDNYGKSLKIRRVASEDAGTYTCEVSNGVGNADSYSINLGVNAVPYFIIEPEIVNAAEGESAEFRCAAVGDPSPNIIWIHNGKPIEQSPRNPRRVVSANRIYFSKLQKEDTGNYGCNATNSLGYVYKDVYLNVLALAPEITDPPKREFTVDQRNVTMTCRVFGAPKPQVKWIRNERELTGGRYQTLPTGDLFIRDVKFDDAGEYTCHAVNKLGSKTASGELIVKEHTVINEPPKDYEVEAGTTATFRCNAVADSSLELMIEWLTNGEVIDFETQPRFIRTSDNSLMIAKTIELDTGTYSCLAKTELDEVMANATLTVMDRPNPPTIEHVTCWEKMAKIVWSSNGDNRSPILHYILEYNTSWTPDTWGVLWEEIPGTDLSWVVNLSPWNNYTFRLIAVNKVGQSLPSPHSEVCTTPTNVPFQYPDGVEGEGTEPHNLVIKWNPLAEVDHNAPGFHYRVYWRRMIDSAAWSSVDVHDWRQSSYTVEGLPTFTQYHIKVVAVNDRGESNVGGMEKFVFSGEDTPLDAPTNFTLIQVTGPSTAIVSWNPVANESLRGYFKGYKIQTWTEADGEENLREVLITADSKQALVTDFVPDSTNYARILAYNGRYNGPASTTISFDTPEGVPSTIQSLEAYPLGSSAFLLRWKRPLQPNGKLTGYKIYYEEIKGTTVGPRSEREPHIADPARLEAKLGRLKPSAKYRIHVVATTKAGEGQDFHIERATLSSVGMPPDVPNFSWENLPSDNGLANVKVMWLPPLGGKTGSHFYVKYRIKDQSAWQMTDAEVYENFLVVRGINPNHLYEFRVVSVDGEYETESATQEVDTYGIQSSVRVDDNIATAGWFIGMMLAIAFLILVLIIICIVKRNRGGKYDVHDRELQNGRNDYTEEEGGFPEYSQPLDNKSQGRQSLNSQKVGPESDTDSMAEYGEGDTGGQFTEDGSFIGQYVPGKPPVSAQSTPQNPSLQGATTATYV; encoded by the exons ATGATGTCTCCTCCCGACAACCGGGAATCTCCGGGGAAAATGAGGCAAAAGAGCGGCAGATCACTCGGCTGCCGCCACACCACAACTATCATGAAAGTCAATCTTAAACAGTCGGCTGCACTAGTAGCTGGCGTTGTATTTATGCTCCACGTACTCGCGGTGCATAGTTTAA TTCATTCTCCGCCCCGCATCATCAAGCAACCTCCACCGGACGAGATGCTCTTCCAAGTGGCACAGCAGGGCGAAAGCGATAAACCCTTTCTGATTGAGTGCGAAGCGGAAGGTGAACCTACGCCAAA GTATCGATGGATAAAGAACGGGAAAAAGTTCGAGTGGCAAACGTACGATGACAGGATGTCGCAGCAGCCGGGCCGTGGTACGCTGGTGATAACCTCTCCGCGCGATGAAGACCTGGGGCAGTACCAGTGCTTCGCGGAAAATGAGCATGGTACGGCAACCTCGAACTCCGTGTTTGTGCGCAAGGCGGAGCTGAACTCGTTCAAGGATGAGCCGGCACAGACGGTTCCGGCCGACGAGGGGAAACCTTTCAAGCTCGTCTGCCAACCGCCGGACGGCTGGCCAAAGCCGAACGTGTACTGGATGATTCAGAACATGGACGGCGGGATCCGGAGTATCAACAACTCGCGCATGACGCTCGATCCGGAGGGGAACCTGTGGTTCTCGAACGTTACGCGTGACGATGAATCGAACGACTTCTTCTACGCTTGCGCCGCGTCGTCCATGTTCAGGAGCGAGTATAAGATCGGCAATCgagtgctgctgcaggtgatgCAGACGGGCGTCTCCGCTGCCCAGAACCGGCACCCCCCGCGGCGTCAGTATGTGACGCGCAAGAACGAGGTCGCTCTGAAGGGCAAGCAAGCGGAGCTGTTCTGCATCTACGGTGGCACGCCGCTACCGGAAACGGTGTGGACGAAGAACGGGCGCGCGATCATCTGGAACGATAAGATACAGCAAGACAACTACGGGAAGTCACTTAAGATACGGCGCGTCGCATCCGAGGACGCCGGCACGTACACCTGCGAGGTATCGAACGGGGTCGGGAACGCGGACTCGTACTCAATCAACCTGGGCGTGAATGCGGTGCCATACTTCATTATCGAACCGGAGATCGTGAACGCGGCCGAGGGCGAATCGGCCGAATTTCGGTGCGCGGCCGTCGGTGACCCAAGCCCGAACATCATCTGGATCCACAACGGGAAACCGATCGAGCAGAGCCCGCGCAACCCTCGCCGCGTGGTCAGCGCCAATAGGATCTACTTCAGCAAGCTGCAGAAAGAGGACACGGGCAACTATGGCTGCAACGCGACGAACTCGCTCGGCTACGTCTACAAGGACGTGTACCTGAACGTGctggcactggcaccggaAATTACCGATCCGCCCAAGCGCGAGTTCACCGTAGACCAGCGCAACGTGACCATGACGTGCCGGGTGTTCGGCGCACCGAAGCCGCAGGTGAAGTGGATTCGTAACGAGCGCGAGCTGACCGGCGGCCGCTACCAAACGTTACCGACCGGGGACCTCTTCATCCGGGACGTTAAGTTCGACGATGCCGGCGAGTACACGTGCCACGCGGTGAACAAGCTCGGCTCGAAGACTGCGTCCGGTGAGCTGATCGTGAAGGAGCACACCGTCATCAACGAGCCGCCGAAGGACTACGAGGTGGAGGCGGGCACGACCGCAACCTTCCGCTGCAACGCTGTGGCTGACTCGTCGCTCGAACTGATGATCGAGTGGCTCACCAACGGCGAGGTGATTGACTTCGAAACGCAGCCACGCTTCATCCGCACCTCGGATAACTCGCTCATGATTGCGAAAACGATCGAGCTCGATACCGGTACGTACAGCTGCCTGGCAAAGACGGAACTGGATGAGGTAATGGCGAACGCGACGCTCACCGTCATGGACCGACCGAATCCCCCGACGATCGAGCACGTCACGTGCTGGGAAAAGATGGCGAAGATCGTATGGTCCTCGAACGGGGACAATCGGTCACCAATCCTGCACTACATCCTCGAGTACAACACCTCGTGGACGCCGGACACCTGGGGTGTACTGTGGGAAGAGATACCCGGTACCGATCTCTCGTGGGTGGTCAATCTGTCGCCGTGGAACAACTACACGTTCCGTCTGATTGCCGTCAACAAGGTCGGCCAATCTCTCCCGTCACCGCACAGCGAAGTGTGCACGACCCCGACCAACGTTCCGTTCCAGTACCCGGACGGGGTCGAGGGCGAAGGTACCGAGCCACACAATCTCGTCATCAAGTGGAACCCGCTGGCAGAAGTGGATCATAATGCCCCCGGTTTCCACTATCGCGTCTACTGGCGCCGGATGATAGACAGTGCAGCGTGGAGCTCGGTGGACGTGCACGACTGGCGCCAGTCCTCGTACACGGTGGAAGGTTTGCCCACCTTCACCCAGTACCACATCAAGGTGGTGGCGGTGAACGATCGGGGCGAGTCGAACGTGGGTGGCATGGAAAAGTTCGTCTTCTCCGGCGAGGATACACCACTCGACGCACCGACCAACTTCACGCTGATTCAGGTTACCGGACCCTCGACCGCTATCGTTAGCTGGAATCCGGTGGCGAACGAGTCGTTACGTGGTTACTTTAAGGGCTACAAGATTCAAACCTGGACCGAGGCGGACGGCGAGGAGAATCTGCGCGAGGTGCTCATTACCGCCGACTCGAAGCAAGCGCTCGTCACTGACTTTGTGCCCGACTCTACCAACTATGCGCGCATTTTGGCGTACAACGGGCGCTACAATGGaccggccagcaccaccataTCGTTCGACACGCCGGAAGGCGTACCGAGCACCATCCAGTCGCTCGAAGCATACCCGCTCGGTTCGTCCGCCTTTCTGCTGCGCTGGAAGCGTCCGCTGCAACCGAACGGGAAGCTCACCGGTTACAAAATCTACTACGAAGAGATCAAGGGCACGACCGTGGGACCGCGGTCCGAGCGCGAACCGCATATTGCCGATCCGGCTCGACTGGAGGCGAAACTTGGTCGCCTCAAGCCCAGCGCGAAGTATCGCATTCACGTGGTAGCCACCACGAAGGCAGGTGAAGGACAAGA TTTTCACATCGAACGCGCGACTTTGTCTAGTGTGGGTATGCCACCGGATGTGCCGAATTTCAGCTGGGAAAATCTGCCCTCCGATAATGGGCTGGCTAACGTGAAGGTGATGTGGTTGCCGCCACTCGGTGGCAAAACCGGTTCGCACTTCTACGTCAAGTACCGCATCAAGGACCAGTCGGCGTGGCAGATGACTGACGCCGAGGTGTACGAAAACTTCCTCGTCGTGCGGGGTATCAACCCAAATCACCTGTACGAGTTCCGGGTTGTGTCAGTCGATGGGGAATACGAGACCGAATCAGCTACGCAAGAAGTCGACACCTACGGCATCC AGAGCTCGGTACGCGTCGACGACAACATTGCGACCGCCGGCTGGTTCATCGGCATGATGCTCGCGATTGCCTTTTTGATTCTCGTCCTGATCATCATCTGTATCGTAAAACGCAACCGTGGCGGCAAGTATGACGTGCATGACCGCGAACTGCAGAATGGCCGCAACGACTACACCGAGGAAGAGGGCGGTTTTCCCGAGTACTCGCAACC